A segment of the Mycobacterium intracellulare ATCC 13950 genome:
GTTGTCAGCCATTCGTCTCCTTTGACCAGGTCAAGCATGTGGTATTGGCATTCTCTTTTTTTGCAAGTACGTTATTCACCGATGGATAATACGGCCCACACTCCCTCCGGCATCCCGCTGCAGCCCGTATATGGGCCGGCGGATAGAGGCGCTGAGCCTCCCCAGCCCGGGGAGTTTCCCTTCACTCGCGGCAACTTCGCGTCGGGCTACCGCGGCAAGCTGTGGACCTTCCGCCAATATTCGGGGTTCGGCACCGCCGAGGAGTCCAATCGCCGGTACCGCTACCTGCTGGATCAGGGCGGGACCGGGTTGTCGGTGGCGCTCGACCTGCCGACGCAGTGCGGATACGACTCCGACGACCCCGAGTTCGGTGAGGAGGTCGGCCGGGTCGGCGTCGCGGTGGATACCCTGGCCGACTTCGAGATCCTCTTCGATGGCATCCCGCTGGACAAGCTCAGCACCAGCATGACCATCAACGGCACGGCGGCGATCCTGCTGGCCTTCTACGTCGCCGCGGCCGAGAAAAAGGGCATCCCGCGCTCGAAGCTCACCGGGACCATCCAGAACGACATCCTCAAGGAGTACGCCTCGCGCGGGACCTGGATCTGGCCGCCGGAGCCGTCTTTGCGGTTGATCGCGGACACCATCGAGTTCTGCGCCGCCGAGGTGCCCAGGTTCAACGCAATCTCGGTCGCCGGTGCGCATTTCCGCGACGCCGGGGCCAACGCCGTGCAGGAGATGGCGTTCACCCTCGCCGACGGCGTCACCTACTGCGACACTGTGGTGGAACGCGGCCGCATGACGATCGACCAGTTCGCGCCACAGATCTCGTTCTTCTTCTACACCCACGGGGACTTCTTCGAAGAGATCGCCAAATACCGTGCGGGACGGCGGCGTTGGGCGACGATCGTGCGGGAGCGCTACGGGGCGACGAAGGACAAGGCGGCGATGTTCCGCTTCGGCTGCGTCTGCGGCGGGGCGTCGCTGTATGCCCCGCAGGCCCACAACAACATCGTCCGGGTGGCCTACGAAGCCATGGCCGCCGTATTGGGCGGCGTCCAGTCGATGTTCACGGCGGCCTGGGACGAACCATTCGCGCTGCCCACCGAGGAGACCACCACGCTGGCGTTGCGCACCCAGCAGATCCTCGCGCACGAAACCGGCGTGGCCAGTGTGGCCGACCCGCTGGGCGGCTCGTACTTCGTGGAGGCGCTGACCGACGCGACCGAGGAGCGCATCATCGAGATCATGTCCGACCTCGAGCGGCACGGAGGAATGGTCCATGCCATCGAGGACGGTTACCTACAGGGCCTGATCGCCGACGAGGCATTCAAGATCCACCAGGACATCGAGTCCGGCGACCGCCCGGTCGTCGGCGTCAACCGCTTCGTGACCGAGGAACCCGAACACGATGTCGTCACCTATGAGCTCGACGCCGAAGGGCGTGATCTTCAGCTCAAGCGGCTCTCCAAGGTAAAATCCGAAAGGGATTCGGCCGCAGTGAAATCCAGCCTCGCCGCCCTGTCGCGTTCCGCCGAAGGAGACGACAACCTGATGCACAAGTTGATCGACTGTGCCAACGCCTACTGCACGGTCGGGGAGATGGTCTCCGCGCTCAAAGCAGTGTGGGGCGAGTTCCAGCAGCCGGTGGTGTTCTAAGTGGCCGTTCGCGTTCTCGTTGCCAAACCCGGCCTGGACGGGCACGACCGCGGCGCCAAGATCGTCGCCCGCACCCTGCGTGACGCCGGATTCGAGGTCATCTACACCGGCATCCGCCAGCGTATCGAGGACATCGCCTCGATCGCGGTGCAGGAAGACGTCGCCGTGGTCGGCCTGAGCATCCTGTCCGGTGCGCACCTGGCGCTCACCGCGCGCACCGTCGAGGCGCTGCGCGCCGCCGACGCCGCCGACATCTCGGTCGTCGTCGGCGGGACCATCCCGCACGCCGACGTCCCCAAACTGCTCTCCGCCGGGGCCGCGGCCGTATTCCCCACCGGGACACCGCTGGACAACCTGGTGCGCGACATCCGCGCGCTGACCGGGACCCCCGAGCCCGCTTCGGAAGAAAAAGAGGAACAGTGCGCGTCGGAGTAATGATCGGTGCCGAGCGTGGCGACATGGCCCGCAAGGTGCACAAGCTGGCCTCCGATATCGAATGGGCTGAATCCGCGGGGCTGGACACCGCGTGGATGCCGCAGGTGCCCAACGACTTCGACTGCCTGACCATGGTGTCGTTGATGGCCGCGCACAGCTCGCGCATCGAACTGGGCACCGCGGTGGTGCCGCTGCAGGCCCAGCATCCGATCGCGCTTGCCCGCCACGCGCTTTCGACGCACGCGGTGGCAGGCGGACGGCTGGCTCTCGGTGTCGGGCCGTCGCACCACTGGATCATCCGGGACATGCTCGGCCTGCCGTACGAGAAGCCGGCCGCCTACACCCGCGATTACCTGCAGGTGCTCAACGCCGCCGTCGCCGGGCCGGGGCCGGTGGATGTCGAGAACGATTCGTTCACCGTGCACAACCCGCTGGCGATCGGGGCCGATACCCCGATGCCGGTGCTGGTCGCCGCGCTGGGACCGGTGATGCTGCAGCTCGCCGGTGAACTCGCCGACGGCACCGTGTTGTGGATGGCCGACGAGCGCGCGATC
Coding sequences within it:
- a CDS encoding methylmalonyl-CoA mutase family protein yields the protein MDNTAHTPSGIPLQPVYGPADRGAEPPQPGEFPFTRGNFASGYRGKLWTFRQYSGFGTAEESNRRYRYLLDQGGTGLSVALDLPTQCGYDSDDPEFGEEVGRVGVAVDTLADFEILFDGIPLDKLSTSMTINGTAAILLAFYVAAAEKKGIPRSKLTGTIQNDILKEYASRGTWIWPPEPSLRLIADTIEFCAAEVPRFNAISVAGAHFRDAGANAVQEMAFTLADGVTYCDTVVERGRMTIDQFAPQISFFFYTHGDFFEEIAKYRAGRRRWATIVRERYGATKDKAAMFRFGCVCGGASLYAPQAHNNIVRVAYEAMAAVLGGVQSMFTAAWDEPFALPTEETTTLALRTQQILAHETGVASVADPLGGSYFVEALTDATEERIIEIMSDLERHGGMVHAIEDGYLQGLIADEAFKIHQDIESGDRPVVGVNRFVTEEPEHDVVTYELDAEGRDLQLKRLSKVKSERDSAAVKSSLAALSRSAEGDDNLMHKLIDCANAYCTVGEMVSALKAVWGEFQQPVVF
- a CDS encoding cobalamin B12-binding domain-containing protein; translated protein: MAVRVLVAKPGLDGHDRGAKIVARTLRDAGFEVIYTGIRQRIEDIASIAVQEDVAVVGLSILSGAHLALTARTVEALRAADAADISVVVGGTIPHADVPKLLSAGAAAVFPTGTPLDNLVRDIRALTGTPEPASEEKEEQCASE
- a CDS encoding LLM class F420-dependent oxidoreductase; translated protein: MRVGVMIGAERGDMARKVHKLASDIEWAESAGLDTAWMPQVPNDFDCLTMVSLMAAHSSRIELGTAVVPLQAQHPIALARHALSTHAVAGGRLALGVGPSHHWIIRDMLGLPYEKPAAYTRDYLQVLNAAVAGPGPVDVENDSFTVHNPLAIGADTPMPVLVAALGPVMLQLAGELADGTVLWMADERAIGDHIAPKITKAAADAGRPPPRIVAGIPVCLCAPSQVEEAKERANRILGEAEVSPNYQRLLDRGDARDVGDLCAAGDSEQILARMRRFADAGVTDLSVRLLPIGDNRDELVASKRRTREMIASLAAELR